In Paracoccus sp. TOH, a single window of DNA contains:
- the trmB gene encoding tRNA (guanosine(46)-N7)-methyltransferase TrmB: MSEFDPNPPRRNFYGRRHGKTLRQSQKGYLSEDLGSLRPRGITEQENPERTPVDPAAIFGDARPVWLEIGFGGGEHMVHMAARYPEIGIIGCEPFINGVAMLLGKIRNAGVQNVSVHPGDARDLMDVLPDASISKAFLNYPDPWPKARHHRRRFVTPEHLIPLARVMKPGAEFRVATDIPDYVRQTLEEVPQAGFALVAEGPQAWDDWPSTRYEQKALREGRAPHYVTFRRQA, translated from the coding sequence ATGAGCGAATTCGATCCGAACCCTCCGCGCCGCAACTTCTACGGCCGCCGCCACGGCAAGACCCTGCGCCAGAGCCAGAAGGGCTACCTGTCCGAGGATCTGGGCAGCCTGCGCCCGCGCGGCATCACCGAGCAGGAGAACCCCGAGAGGACGCCCGTAGACCCGGCAGCCATCTTCGGCGACGCCCGCCCGGTCTGGCTCGAGATCGGCTTCGGCGGCGGCGAGCACATGGTGCACATGGCGGCGCGCTATCCCGAGATCGGTATCATCGGCTGCGAACCCTTCATCAACGGCGTCGCCATGCTGCTGGGCAAGATCCGCAATGCCGGGGTGCAGAATGTCAGCGTGCATCCCGGCGACGCGCGCGACCTGATGGACGTGCTGCCCGATGCCTCGATCAGCAAGGCGTTCCTGAACTATCCCGACCCCTGGCCCAAGGCACGCCATCACCGCCGCCGCTTCGTGACCCCCGAGCACCTGATCCCGCTCGCCCGCGTCATGAAGCCGGGCGCCGAGTTCCGCGTCGCCACCGACATTCCCGACTACGTGCGCCAGACGCTCGAGGAGGTGCCGCAGGCCGGCTTCGCACTGGTCGCCGAGGGGCCGCAGGCATGGGACGACTGGCCCAGCACCCGCTACGAACAGAAGGCGCTGCGCGAGGGCCGGGCGCCGCATTACGTCACCTTCCGCCGGCAGGCATGA
- a CDS encoding NADH-quinone oxidoreductase subunit M, whose product MTNLLSIITFLPIVAAIIMALFLRGQDEAAARNAKWLALLTTTATFVISLFVLFRFDPANTGFQFVEDHAWIMGLRYKMGVDGISVLFVLLTTFMMPLTILSTWQVEVKVKEYMIAFLVLEGLMIGVFTALDLVLFYLFFEAGLIPMFLIIGIWGGKDRIYASFKFFLYTFLGSVLMLVAMIAMYRMAGTTDIPTLLGFDFPSETYRLLGMTVVGGTQMLLFLAFFVSFAVKMPMWPVHTWLPDAHVQAPTAGSVLLAAVLLKMGGYGFLRFSLPMFPVASGVAQPYVFWLSAIAIVYTSLVALAQSDMKKVIAYSSVAHMGYVTMGIFAANQVGVDGAIFQMLSHGFISGALFLCVGVIYDRMHTREIDAYGGLVNRMPAYAAVFMFFTMANVGLPGTSGFVGEFLTLLGTFRVNTWVALVAATGVIFSAAYALWLYRRVTFGQLIKESLKSITDMTPRERWIFVPLIAMTLILGVYPRLVTDVTGPAVESLLNDYNQSQPAAPVATAQASH is encoded by the coding sequence ATGACGAACCTTCTTTCCATCATCACCTTCCTGCCGATCGTCGCCGCGATCATCATGGCGCTGTTCCTGCGCGGCCAGGACGAGGCCGCGGCCCGCAACGCCAAGTGGCTGGCGCTGCTGACCACGACGGCGACCTTCGTGATCTCGCTCTTCGTGCTGTTCCGCTTCGACCCGGCCAATACCGGCTTCCAGTTCGTCGAGGATCACGCCTGGATCATGGGCCTGCGCTACAAGATGGGCGTGGACGGGATCTCGGTGCTGTTCGTGCTGCTGACCACTTTCATGATGCCGCTGACCATCCTCTCGACCTGGCAGGTCGAGGTGAAGGTCAAGGAATACATGATCGCCTTCCTGGTGCTGGAAGGGCTGATGATCGGCGTCTTCACCGCGCTGGATCTGGTGCTGTTCTACCTGTTCTTCGAGGCCGGCCTGATCCCGATGTTCCTGATCATCGGCATCTGGGGCGGCAAGGACCGCATCTATGCGTCCTTCAAGTTTTTCCTCTACACCTTCCTCGGCTCGGTGCTGATGCTGGTGGCGATGATCGCCATGTACCGCATGGCGGGCACCACCGACATTCCGACGCTGCTGGGTTTCGACTTCCCGTCCGAGACCTATCGCCTGCTGGGCATGACCGTGGTCGGCGGCACGCAGATGCTGCTGTTCCTGGCCTTCTTCGTCAGCTTCGCGGTCAAGATGCCGATGTGGCCGGTGCATACCTGGCTGCCCGACGCGCACGTTCAGGCGCCGACCGCCGGCTCGGTCCTGCTGGCGGCGGTGCTGCTGAAGATGGGCGGCTACGGCTTCCTGCGCTTCTCGCTGCCGATGTTCCCGGTCGCCAGCGGCGTGGCGCAGCCCTATGTCTTCTGGCTCTCGGCCATCGCCATCGTCTACACCTCGCTGGTGGCCTTGGCGCAGTCGGACATGAAGAAGGTCATCGCCTATTCCTCGGTCGCGCATATGGGCTACGTGACCATGGGCATCTTCGCGGCCAACCAGGTCGGCGTCGACGGCGCCATCTTCCAGATGCTGTCGCACGGTTTCATCTCGGGCGCGCTGTTCCTTTGCGTGGGCGTCATCTACGACCGCATGCACACGCGCGAGATCGACGCCTATGGCGGGCTGGTGAACCGGATGCCGGCCTATGCCGCGGTGTTCATGTTCTTCACCATGGCGAATGTGGGCCTGCCCGGCACCTCGGGCTTCGTGGGCGAGTTCCTGACCCTGCTCGGCACCTTCCGCGTCAACACCTGGGTGGCGCTGGTTGCGGCAACCGGGGTGATCTTCTCGGCCGCCTATGCGCTTTGGCTGTATCGCCGGGTGACCTTCGGCCAGCTGATCAAGGAAAGCCTGAAGTCGATCACCGACATGACCCCGCGTGAGCGCTGGATCTTCGTGCCGCTGATCGCCATGACGCTGATCCTGGGCGTCTATCCGCGGCTGGTGACCGACGTGACCGGACCGGCGGTGGAAAGCCTGCTCAATGACTACAACCAAAGCCAGCCGGCGGCGCCCGTCGCCACGGCCCAAGCCAGCCACTAG
- a CDS encoding propionyl-CoA synthetase, which produces MGYRDVYSAWQADPDGFWMQAAEAIDWQQRPSKALFDDKAPIYEWFSDGMVNTCWNAVDRHVLAGRGDQVAIQHESPITLSSKGITYRQLRDRVASLAGALRMRGVEKGDRVIIYMPMIPEALEAMLACARLGAIHSVVFGGFAANELAVRIDDCQPKAIIAASCGLEPNRVVHYKPLLDAAIDMAGHKPEFCVIFQREQEVAKLVEGRDFNWHGFQYGVKPAECVPVEGNHPAYILYTSGTTGQPKGVVRHTAGHLVALQWSMTNIYNIDPGDRFWAASDVGWVVGHSYICYGPLIAGATTVVFEGKPVGTPHPGVFWRIIQNHRIKSFFTAPTALRAIRREDPQGEWIKRYKLHDLQALFLAGERADPDTVKWAQEHLGVPVVDHWWQTETGWAIAANPIGIEMLPTKLGSPSVPMPGYDVQVLDEGGNPVPAGTLGAIAIKLPLPPGTLPGLWHAESRFRKSYLEHFPGYYETGDAGYIDEDGYLYIMARTDDVINVAGHRLSTGAMEEVLASHPDVAECAVIGVADSLKGQSPVGFLCLKAGVATPPDKVVAEVVRLVRDRIGPVAAFKSACVVERLPKTRSGKILRATMAKIADGAPFKAPATIDDPAILDEIRAALAGIGYPLAAAKTG; this is translated from the coding sequence ATGGGATATCGTGACGTCTATTCCGCCTGGCAGGCAGATCCCGATGGATTCTGGATGCAGGCCGCCGAGGCGATCGACTGGCAGCAGAGACCCTCGAAGGCGCTTTTCGACGACAAGGCCCCGATCTACGAATGGTTCTCGGACGGCATGGTCAACACCTGCTGGAACGCCGTGGACCGCCACGTTCTGGCCGGGCGCGGCGACCAGGTCGCCATCCAGCACGAAAGCCCGATCACCCTGTCGTCCAAGGGCATCACCTATCGGCAATTGCGGGATCGCGTCGCCTCGCTGGCCGGGGCGCTGCGGATGCGCGGCGTCGAAAAGGGCGACCGGGTCATCATCTACATGCCGATGATCCCCGAGGCGCTGGAGGCCATGCTGGCCTGCGCCCGGCTGGGCGCCATCCATTCCGTGGTCTTCGGCGGCTTCGCGGCGAACGAACTGGCGGTGCGCATCGACGACTGCCAGCCCAAGGCGATCATCGCCGCCTCCTGCGGGCTCGAACCCAACCGGGTGGTGCATTACAAGCCGCTGCTCGACGCCGCCATCGACATGGCCGGGCACAAGCCCGAGTTCTGCGTAATCTTCCAGCGCGAGCAGGAGGTGGCGAAGCTGGTCGAGGGCCGCGACTTCAACTGGCACGGCTTCCAATACGGCGTGAAGCCCGCCGAATGCGTGCCGGTCGAGGGCAACCACCCAGCCTATATCCTTTACACCTCGGGCACCACCGGCCAGCCCAAGGGCGTGGTGCGCCACACCGCCGGGCATCTGGTGGCGCTGCAATGGTCGATGACCAACATCTACAACATCGATCCCGGCGACCGCTTCTGGGCCGCCTCGGACGTGGGCTGGGTCGTCGGGCATTCCTATATCTGCTACGGGCCGCTGATCGCCGGCGCCACCACCGTGGTCTTCGAGGGCAAGCCGGTCGGCACGCCGCATCCGGGCGTGTTCTGGCGCATCATCCAGAACCACCGCATCAAGAGCTTCTTCACCGCCCCCACCGCCTTGCGCGCCATCCGACGCGAGGATCCGCAGGGCGAATGGATCAAGCGCTACAAGCTGCACGACCTGCAGGCGCTGTTCCTGGCCGGCGAGCGCGCCGACCCCGACACGGTGAAATGGGCGCAGGAGCATCTGGGCGTGCCGGTGGTCGATCACTGGTGGCAGACCGAGACCGGCTGGGCCATCGCCGCCAATCCCATCGGCATCGAGATGCTGCCGACCAAGCTGGGCAGCCCCTCGGTGCCGATGCCCGGCTATGACGTGCAGGTGCTGGACGAGGGCGGCAATCCGGTCCCTGCCGGCACGCTGGGCGCCATCGCGATCAAGCTGCCGCTGCCACCCGGCACCTTGCCGGGGCTGTGGCATGCGGAAAGCCGCTTTCGCAAGTCCTATCTGGAGCATTTCCCCGGCTATTACGAGACCGGCGATGCGGGCTATATCGACGAGGACGGCTATCTCTACATCATGGCCCGCACCGACGACGTGATCAACGTCGCCGGGCACCGGTTGTCGACCGGGGCGATGGAGGAGGTGCTGGCGTCGCATCCCGACGTGGCGGAATGCGCGGTGATCGGCGTGGCGGACAGCCTGAAAGGTCAGTCTCCGGTCGGATTCCTGTGCCTGAAGGCCGGGGTTGCGACCCCCCCTGACAAGGTGGTGGCGGAGGTGGTGCGGCTGGTGCGCGACAGGATCGGCCCGGTGGCGGCCTTCAAGTCGGCCTGCGTGGTCGAGCGGCTGCCCAAAACCCGCTCGGGCAAGATCCTGCGCGCCACCATGGCCAAGATCGCCGATGGCGCGCCGTTCAAGGCCCCGGCCACCATCGACGACCCGGCGATCCTGGACGAGATCCGCGCGGCGCTGGCCGGGATCGGCTATCCGCTGGCCGCCGCCAAGACGGGCTGA
- a CDS encoding biotin--[acetyl-CoA-carboxylase] ligase translates to MSEPWPTGVARHVLARTDSTNAEALRLAPGLSGPAWVMTRDQFAGRGRRGRDWVMPAGNFAGTLVTRPRGGPLGAAQLSFVAALALYDALADACGPSVRLAIKWPNDVLLNGGKVAGILLESSGSGSGVQAVAVGIGVNLAAAPDAAAVEPGAVPPVSVRGETGHAVDPEDFLDLLAPAFARWQAQLDTYGFAPIRNAWLARAAKLGEPITARTGRLESHGIFEGIDDSGALILRTAAGRQVIPAADVYFGG, encoded by the coding sequence GTGAGTGAGCCCTGGCCCACGGGCGTGGCCCGCCATGTGCTGGCCCGCACCGACAGCACCAATGCCGAGGCGCTGAGGCTGGCGCCCGGTCTTTCCGGCCCGGCCTGGGTGATGACCCGCGACCAGTTCGCGGGTCGCGGCCGTCGCGGCCGGGACTGGGTGATGCCGGCCGGGAACTTTGCCGGCACGCTGGTGACGCGGCCCAGGGGCGGGCCGCTGGGCGCGGCGCAACTCTCTTTCGTCGCGGCGCTGGCGCTTTACGACGCGCTTGCCGATGCCTGCGGCCCCTCGGTGCGGCTGGCGATCAAATGGCCCAATGACGTGCTGCTGAACGGCGGCAAGGTGGCCGGTATCCTGCTGGAAAGTTCCGGCTCGGGTTCGGGCGTGCAGGCCGTCGCGGTCGGCATCGGCGTCAACCTGGCCGCCGCACCGGATGCGGCGGCGGTCGAGCCCGGCGCCGTGCCGCCGGTTTCGGTGCGGGGCGAGACCGGCCATGCCGTCGACCCCGAGGATTTCCTCGACCTGCTGGCCCCGGCCTTCGCGCGCTGGCAGGCACAGCTCGACACCTACGGCTTCGCGCCGATTCGCAATGCCTGGCTGGCCCGCGCGGCGAAGCTGGGCGAGCCCATCACCGCCCGCACCGGGCGGCTGGAAAGCCACGGCATCTTCGAGGGCATCGACGACAGCGGCGCGCTGATCCTGCGCACGGCGGCCGGGCGGCAGGTTATTCCCGCCGCCGATGTCTATTTCGGGGGCTAG
- a CDS encoding type III pantothenate kinase, translating into MLLCIDTGNTNTVFSVWDGERFVGLWRISTDHRRTADEYFVWLSTLISLQKLELNIDACIISSTAPRVVFNLRVLCNRYFDTRPLVVGKPDCLLPVAPRVDFGTVVGPDRLVNTVGAFDRHGPDLIVVDFGTATTFDVVDTDGAYVGGVIAPGVNLSLEALHMGAASLPHVDVTMPVKVIGTNTVACIQSGIFWGYIGLVQGVVDKIREERGRPMQVIATGGLAPLFDQGFDLFDAIEDDLTMHGLRLIHDYNKELGNG; encoded by the coding sequence ATGCTGCTTTGCATCGACACCGGCAACACCAACACGGTCTTTTCGGTCTGGGACGGCGAACGGTTCGTCGGCCTGTGGCGCATCTCGACCGACCATCGCCGCACGGCGGACGAGTACTTCGTCTGGCTGTCCACGCTGATCTCGTTGCAGAAGCTGGAACTGAACATCGACGCCTGCATCATCAGCTCGACCGCGCCGCGGGTGGTGTTCAACCTGCGGGTGCTCTGCAATCGCTATTTCGATACCCGTCCGCTGGTGGTGGGCAAGCCGGACTGCCTGCTGCCGGTGGCGCCGCGCGTCGATTTCGGCACCGTGGTCGGCCCCGACCGGCTGGTGAACACCGTCGGCGCCTTCGACCGGCACGGCCCGGACCTGATCGTGGTCGATTTCGGCACCGCCACCACCTTCGACGTGGTGGACACCGACGGCGCCTATGTCGGCGGCGTCATCGCGCCGGGGGTGAACCTGTCGCTCGAGGCGCTGCACATGGGCGCGGCGAGCCTGCCGCATGTCGACGTGACCATGCCCGTCAAGGTGATCGGCACCAATACGGTGGCCTGCATCCAGTCGGGGATCTTCTGGGGTTATATCGGCCTGGTGCAGGGCGTGGTGGACAAGATTCGCGAGGAACGCGGACGGCCGATGCAGGTTATAGCTACGGGCGGGCTGGCGCCGCTGTTCGACCAGGGATTTGATTTATTTGACGCGATCGAGGACGATCTGACCATGCATGGCCTGCGCCTGATCCACGATTACAACAAGGAGTTGGGCAATGGCTGA
- the nuoN gene encoding NADH-quinone oxidoreductase subunit NuoN: protein MTSLDFSTILPEVVLAAYALAALMAGAYLGKDKLARTLLWATVVAFLVIAAMIGLGSRADQAAFHDMFIDDGFSRFAKVVTLVAAAAVLAMSADYLQRRNMLRFEFPVLVALAVLGMMFMVSAGDLLTLYMGLELQSLALYVVAAMRRDSVRSSEAGLKYFVLGSLSSGLLLYGASLVYGFAGTTNFSGIITVIEGGHLSLGVLFGLVFMLVGLAFKVSAVPFHMWTPDVYEGSPTPVTAFFATAPKVAAMALIARLVFDGFGHVIGDWSQIVAALAVMSMFLGSIAGIGQSNIKRLMAYSSIAHMGFALVGLAAGTALGVQSMLLYMTIYAVMNVGTFAFILSMERDGVPVTDLASLNRFAWNEPVKGLAMLVLLFSLAGVPPTLGFFAKFGVLTAAVDAGLGWLAVLGVIASVIGAFYYLRIVYYMYFGGESEGVTSRMGAVQYLGLMVPALAMLVGAINMFGVDAAAGRAAETLVTPTLAAGQAAEPVLATEPDQGE, encoded by the coding sequence ATGACCTCGCTCGACTTCTCGACCATTCTGCCCGAGGTGGTGCTGGCCGCTTACGCTTTGGCCGCGCTGATGGCCGGGGCCTATCTCGGCAAGGACAAGCTGGCGCGGACGCTGCTCTGGGCGACGGTCGTGGCCTTTCTGGTCATCGCCGCCATGATCGGCCTTGGCAGCCGCGCCGATCAGGCGGCGTTCCACGACATGTTCATCGACGACGGTTTCTCGCGCTTCGCCAAGGTGGTGACGCTGGTCGCCGCCGCCGCCGTCCTGGCGATGAGCGCCGACTACCTGCAGCGCCGCAACATGCTGCGCTTCGAATTCCCGGTTCTCGTCGCCCTGGCGGTGCTGGGCATGATGTTCATGGTCTCGGCCGGCGACCTGCTGACGCTCTACATGGGGCTGGAGCTGCAGTCGCTGGCGCTTTACGTGGTCGCCGCCATGCGCCGCGACTCGGTGCGCTCGTCCGAGGCCGGGCTGAAGTATTTCGTGCTGGGCTCGCTCAGCTCGGGGCTGCTGCTCTATGGCGCCTCGCTGGTCTACGGCTTTGCCGGCACCACGAACTTCTCGGGCATCATCACCGTGATCGAGGGCGGGCATCTGTCGCTGGGCGTGCTGTTCGGCCTGGTGTTCATGCTGGTGGGCCTGGCCTTCAAGGTCTCGGCCGTGCCCTTCCACATGTGGACGCCGGACGTCTATGAGGGCTCGCCGACGCCGGTGACCGCCTTCTTCGCCACCGCGCCCAAGGTCGCGGCCATGGCGCTGATCGCGCGGCTGGTCTTCGACGGTTTCGGCCATGTCATCGGCGACTGGAGCCAGATCGTCGCGGCGCTGGCGGTGATGTCGATGTTCCTGGGCTCGATCGCCGGGATCGGCCAGAGCAACATCAAGCGGCTGATGGCCTATTCCTCGATCGCGCATATGGGCTTCGCGCTGGTCGGCCTGGCCGCCGGCACCGCGCTCGGCGTGCAGTCCATGCTGCTTTACATGACCATCTATGCGGTGATGAACGTCGGCACCTTCGCCTTCATCCTGTCGATGGAGCGCGACGGCGTGCCGGTCACCGACCTGGCCTCGCTGAACCGCTTTGCCTGGAACGAGCCGGTCAAGGGGCTGGCCATGCTGGTGCTGCTGTTCAGCCTGGCCGGCGTGCCGCCGACCCTGGGCTTCTTCGCCAAGTTCGGCGTGCTGACCGCAGCCGTCGATGCTGGGCTGGGCTGGCTGGCGGTGCTGGGCGTCATCGCCTCGGTCATCGGCGCCTTCTACTACCTGCGCATCGTCTATTACATGTATTTCGGCGGCGAGAGCGAGGGCGTCACCTCGCGCATGGGCGCGGTGCAGTATCTGGGGCTGATGGTCCCGGCGCTGGCCATGCTGGTCGGAGCCATCAACATGTTCGGCGTCGATGCCGCCGCCGGCCGTGCCGCCGAAACGCTGGTGACGCCGACCCTGGCCGCCGGACAAGCCGCCGAACCCGTTCTGGCCACCGAGCCCGACCAAGGTGAGTGA
- a CDS encoding ribonuclease J translates to MAERLIYLPLGGAGEIGMNAYVYGYGQPGRERLIVVDLGVTFGDMDSAPGIDLIMADVAWLEANRDRIDAIFITHGHEDHVGALGLLWPKLQKPVHCRRFTGALARLKLEEAGQPVDQIHIHAPRPDVVTAGPFRVQFVPVSHSIPESSALIIDTPAGRIVHTGDFKLDGTPVVGEAFDPILWHEIANEGQGVKVLTCDSTNVFSPHPGRSEAVLANPLLDFVMAQRQLVVATTFASNIARLKTLAEAGIAAGRKICLLGRAMRRMVTVAVETGILTSFPPVISPEEASELPRDKVMLIVTGSQGERRAASAQLSRGRYLGIQLKDGDSFLFSSRTIPGNERGVIRIMNALSEMGVDLYDADDGLYHVSGHANRPDIEAVHDLLKPQIVIPMHGEHMHLREHAKLAEARGIHAMVATNGTMLDLSGEAPRVVDQIDTGRLYLDGTVLIGAMDGVVRDRIRMALNGHAMVSVIIDEDDTPLPDAWVELSGLPEQGRAGVPLARNIESELAEFLERADDRTVMDDDRLEEGIRKITRQVSMEEIGKKPEVTVVISRLAAE, encoded by the coding sequence ATGGCTGAGCGCCTGATCTATCTGCCGCTGGGCGGCGCGGGCGAAATCGGCATGAACGCCTATGTCTACGGCTATGGTCAGCCGGGACGCGAGCGGCTGATCGTCGTCGATCTGGGCGTGACCTTCGGCGACATGGACAGCGCGCCGGGCATCGACCTGATCATGGCCGATGTGGCCTGGCTGGAAGCCAATCGCGACCGCATCGACGCGATCTTCATCACCCACGGGCACGAGGATCACGTCGGCGCGCTTGGCCTGCTCTGGCCCAAGCTGCAAAAGCCGGTGCATTGCCGCCGCTTCACCGGCGCGCTTGCGCGGTTGAAGCTCGAGGAGGCCGGCCAGCCCGTCGACCAGATCCACATCCATGCGCCGCGCCCCGACGTGGTGACGGCGGGTCCGTTCCGGGTGCAATTCGTCCCGGTCAGCCATTCGATCCCGGAAAGCTCGGCGCTGATCATCGACACGCCGGCGGGGCGGATCGTGCATACCGGCGATTTCAAGCTGGACGGCACCCCGGTGGTGGGCGAGGCCTTCGACCCGATCCTCTGGCACGAGATCGCGAACGAGGGGCAGGGGGTCAAGGTGCTGACCTGCGATTCGACCAACGTCTTCTCGCCCCATCCCGGCCGGTCCGAGGCGGTGCTGGCCAATCCGCTGCTGGATTTCGTCATGGCGCAGCGGCAGCTGGTGGTAGCGACGACCTTCGCCAGCAACATTGCCCGGCTCAAGACCCTGGCCGAGGCCGGCATCGCCGCCGGCCGCAAGATCTGCCTTTTGGGCCGGGCCATGCGCCGCATGGTCACCGTCGCGGTCGAGACCGGCATCCTGACCAGCTTCCCCCCGGTCATCAGCCCCGAGGAAGCCTCGGAACTGCCGCGCGACAAGGTGATGCTGATCGTCACCGGCAGCCAGGGCGAGCGCCGCGCCGCCAGCGCTCAGCTGTCGCGCGGCCGCTATCTGGGCATCCAGCTGAAGGACGGCGACAGCTTCCTGTTCAGCTCGCGCACCATCCCCGGCAACGAGCGCGGGGTGATCCGCATCATGAACGCGCTCTCGGAAATGGGCGTCGACCTGTATGACGCCGATGACGGGCTCTATCACGTCTCGGGCCATGCCAACCGCCCGGATATCGAGGCGGTGCATGACCTGCTGAAGCCGCAGATCGTCATCCCGATGCATGGCGAGCACATGCATCTGCGCGAACATGCCAAGCTGGCCGAGGCGCGCGGCATTCATGCGATGGTGGCGACCAACGGCACCATGCTGGACCTGTCGGGCGAAGCGCCGCGGGTGGTGGACCAGATCGACACCGGCCGGCTCTATCTCGACGGCACGGTGCTGATCGGCGCCATGGACGGGGTGGTGCGCGACCGCATCCGCATGGCGCTGAACGGCCATGCCATGGTCTCGGTGATCATCGACGAGGACGACACGCCGCTGCCCGACGCTTGGGTGGAACTGTCCGGTCTGCCGGAACAGGGCCGCGCCGGCGTGCCGCTGGCCCGCAACATCGAAAGCGAGTTGGCCGAGTTCCTGGAACGCGCCGATGACCGCACGGTCATGGACGACGACCGCCTGGAGGAAGGGATCCGCAAGATCACCCGGCAAGTCTCGATGGAGGAGATCGGCAAGAAGCCCGAGGTGACGGTGGTGATCTCGCGCCTGGCCGCGGAATGA
- the aroA gene encoding 3-phosphoshikimate 1-carboxyvinyltransferase, whose product MSHSAEPLPMTARRSGPLTGEAKVPGDKSISHRALILGALAVGETHITGLLEGQDVLDTASAMRAFGARVERLGEGEWRVDGVGTGGFAEPEGVIDCGNSGTGVRLIMGAMATTPITATFTGDASLSRRPMGRVTDPLELFGCAVTAREGKCLPVTIKGAADPVPVRYRTPVASAQIKSAVLLAGLNAPGETVVIESEPTRDHTERMLAGFGASIRTETTDEGHVITLQGRPELKPQPVAVPRDPSSAAFPVAAALIVPGSEIRVPGVSRNPTRDGLYATLLEMGADITFENPREEGGEPVADLLVRHGPLKGVTVPPDRAASMIDEFPILSVIACFAAGATVMQGVHELRVKESDRIDAMAVGLRANGAKVEDSPDSMTVHGQGGLTGGATCATHLDHRIAMSFLVAGLASEQPIRVDDGGPITTSFPDFLPLMRGLGAQID is encoded by the coding sequence ATGTCACATTCCGCCGAACCGCTTCCGATGACCGCCCGCCGTTCGGGTCCCCTGACGGGCGAGGCCAAGGTGCCGGGCGACAAGTCGATCAGCCACCGCGCGCTGATCCTCGGCGCGCTGGCGGTGGGCGAGACGCATATCACCGGCCTGCTGGAAGGCCAGGACGTGCTGGACACCGCATCGGCGATGCGGGCCTTCGGCGCCCGGGTGGAACGGCTGGGCGAGGGGGAATGGCGCGTCGACGGCGTCGGCACCGGCGGCTTTGCCGAGCCCGAGGGCGTGATCGACTGCGGCAATTCCGGCACCGGCGTGCGGCTGATCATGGGCGCCATGGCCACGACGCCGATCACCGCCACCTTCACCGGCGATGCCAGCCTGTCGCGCCGCCCGATGGGCCGCGTCACCGACCCGCTGGAACTGTTCGGCTGCGCAGTGACAGCGCGCGAGGGCAAGTGCCTGCCGGTGACCATCAAGGGCGCCGCCGATCCGGTGCCGGTGCGCTACAGGACCCCGGTCGCCTCGGCGCAGATCAAGTCGGCCGTGCTGCTGGCGGGCCTGAATGCGCCGGGCGAAACCGTGGTGATCGAATCCGAGCCGACCCGCGACCATACCGAGCGGATGTTGGCCGGCTTCGGCGCCAGCATCCGCACCGAGACCACCGACGAGGGCCATGTCATCACCCTGCAGGGCCGGCCGGAACTGAAACCGCAGCCGGTGGCGGTGCCGCGCGACCCGTCCAGCGCCGCCTTCCCGGTGGCGGCGGCGCTGATCGTGCCGGGCTCCGAGATCCGTGTGCCCGGCGTCAGCCGCAACCCGACCCGGGACGGGCTCTATGCGACGCTGCTGGAAATGGGCGCCGACATCACTTTCGAGAACCCGCGCGAAGAAGGCGGCGAGCCGGTGGCCGACCTGCTGGTGCGCCACGGCCCGCTGAAGGGCGTGACCGTGCCGCCGGACCGCGCCGCCAGCATGATCGACGAATTCCCCATCCTGTCGGTCATCGCCTGCTTCGCCGCGGGCGCGACCGTCATGCAGGGTGTCCATGAACTCCGGGTCAAGGAAAGCGACCGCATCGACGCCATGGCGGTCGGCCTGCGCGCCAATGGCGCCAAGGTCGAGGACAGCCCGGACAGCATGACCGTCCACGGCCAGGGCGGGCTGACCGGCGGCGCCACCTGCGCCACGCATCTCGACCACCGCATCGCCATGTCCTTCCTGGTCGCCGGCCTGGCCTCCGAGCAGCCGATCCGCGTGGACGACGGCGGCCCGATCACCACCTCCTTCCCGGATTTCCTGCCGCTGATGCGCGGCCTCGGCGCGCAGATCGACTAA